ATAGTTTGGCAAACACTATCTAAAATCTCTAACTGAATTTTTTGTAAGCTGGTAAAATCCTTACTATCCTTATTATACTTAATATCTGGTTTACGCCTAATCAAGCCAATTCCTGAACAAGGAGCATCAACTAAAATTTTATCAAATGTATCCTTAGCAAAGTATTTATGGACTTTTCTAGCATCTAATTTTTGCGGCTTTATATAATTGGCGGCTTTTAGACGGTCTGCATTATCTTTGATTAATTTTAGTTTATGATCATACAAGTCAAGTGCTATAATCTGGCCTGTCGTCAAATAAGAAGCTATATGGACAGCTTTTCCTCCGGGGGCACTGCAAGCATCTAGAACAGTCTCATTTCCTTTAATAGCTAAAGTGGGCGCTACTAACTGACTACTCTCATCTTGAATGGTGATCTTTCCCTGTTTAAATAAATCACTATCAAAAAACTGACCTGATGCTTTGACCAGACCACAAGGTGATAAAACCGATTTTTTGGCTCCTGTTGCTTTTGCTATCACTTCTATTTGATCAGGATTAACCACACGAATACTAGCCTTACTTCGAACTAAAAGACTTTTCAAAATGCTGATTGCCCTATCTTCACCGAATTGGCTAATCATTTTTTTAACTAGCCAAACTGGTACAGAATAGGTGATGGAATAACGTTTATTTTTTCGTTTAATGACAGTTATGTCAGGTCTTTTTTGGCGTAAAAACTGCCTTAACACAGCATTGACTAACTTTTCAGCACCTCTATTTCTGCTTTTTGCCAGATCAACAGCTTCATTAACAATAGCATGCTGAGGAATTTTATCTAAATAAAGAATTTGATAAAGGCTAAGCATTAGTAAATAATAGATCCAAGTTTCTAATTTATTGCGATCTTCAATATAATGAGCAATATACCATTCCAAGGTAATCTTGCGAGTCAAGGTCCCATAAACGAGCTCAGTCAGTAAGGATCTATCAGCCTGAGAAAGTTTGTGCTTGCTTAAATAGTGCCTTAAAGCGATATTGCTATAGGCAGTCTTATCAAAAATTTCAGTTAAGACAAAAAGGGCACCACTACGTGCAGTTGGTTGCTTATTTCCCAAAATAATCACCCACTTTAAGTTTTTGACCTAGGCCGTTTAAAAAGTCAGTGATAGACATTTTAGGTTTTCCAGCAGGCTGAACCAATTTTAATGATAAAGCATCTTGGTTTGCAGCTACAATCAAAGCTTTCTTCGTTTTTTCAATGATTTCTCCCGGATTTCCAGCCCCATTAACGACTTCAACAGCATAAATTTTAAAACGTTTACCATCAAGCAGAGTGTGAGCAACTGGCCAAGGATTCATACCACGGACTTGATTGAAAATATCTCGGGCAGATTTGCTCCAATCAATTTTTTCTTCTTGAGAACTGATATTAGGAGAAAAAGTTGCTTGACTATCATCCTGAGCCTGTGGCTCAATTTTACCAGACAGATAGCCTGGAAGAGTCTGCAAAAGTAAGTCACGCCCAATGATAGCTAACTTTTCAAACATCGTACCAACATCATCTGCATCCGTAATTGGTGTTGAAGCCTTTGCAATCATATCCCCAGCGTCCATCTCTTTGACCATTTCCATGATGGTTACGCCAGCTTTCTTATCTCCATTGATAATAGCATAATGAATAGGTGCCCCACCGCGATATTTAGGAAGCAAGGATGCGTGAACGTTGACAGCAAAATCAACAGAATTAATCAATATCATTGGTAAAAATTGACCAAAGGCAGCTGTCACAATACCATCAGCACCCAAATTCATTAATTCTACCATTTCCGATGAACCTGATAACTTCTCAGGCTGATAAACCTTTAAA
This region of Streptococcus mutans genomic DNA includes:
- the fmt gene encoding methionyl-tRNA formyltransferase encodes the protein MTKLIFMGTPDFSATVLKGLLEDSHYHVLAVVTQPDRAVGRKKEIKMTPVKQLALEHGLKVYQPEKLSGSSEMVELMNLGADGIVTAAFGQFLPMILINSVDFAVNVHASLLPKYRGGAPIHYAIINGDKKAGVTIMEMVKEMDAGDMIAKASTPITDADDVGTMFEKLAIIGRDLLLQTLPGYLSGKIEPQAQDDSQATFSPNISSQEEKIDWSKSARDIFNQVRGMNPWPVAHTLLDGKRFKIYAVEVVNGAGNPGEIIEKTKKALIVAANQDALSLKLVQPAGKPKMSITDFLNGLGQKLKVGDYFGK
- the rsmB gene encoding 16S rRNA (cytosine(967)-C(5))-methyltransferase RsmB, whose amino-acid sequence is MIILGNKQPTARSGALFVLTEIFDKTAYSNIALRHYLSKHKLSQADRSLLTELVYGTLTRKITLEWYIAHYIEDRNKLETWIYYLLMLSLYQILYLDKIPQHAIVNEAVDLAKSRNRGAEKLVNAVLRQFLRQKRPDITVIKRKNKRYSITYSVPVWLVKKMISQFGEDRAISILKSLLVRSKASIRVVNPDQIEVIAKATGAKKSVLSPCGLVKASGQFFDSDLFKQGKITIQDESSQLVAPTLAIKGNETVLDACSAPGGKAVHIASYLTTGQIIALDLYDHKLKLIKDNADRLKAANYIKPQKLDARKVHKYFAKDTFDKILVDAPCSGIGLIRRKPDIKYNKDSKDFTSLQKIQLEILDSVCQTIKKGGIITYSTCTIFAEENQMVLKQFLEQHPNFEQVKLNHKKKDIVVDGCLLITPEQYLTDGFFISQVKRIS